In the Flavobacterium sp. J372 genome, one interval contains:
- a CDS encoding murein hydrolase activator EnvC encodes MPKKLLTFFFVLATLCAWGQDEQQRKLEQRKAQIQKEIREFQSLLNQEKKKEKNVLGEIYEKNAKIKLSEKLINTTAKQTRLLSDDIYLNQLEINKLNRELKILKEDYANMLVKAYKNRNEQSRIMFILSSESFLQAYKRTQYMKQYASFRKIQGDEIRAKVKRLDSLDRVMNGQKKVKQQLLTESEKEKQALEKEKEEQEKLVQQIQKDKKKYAADIRKMQQEARDIDRKIDRLIREAIAAANKKTAAAGTAAKKETAEASTSVNKIVLTKEGALVASNFKANRGRLPWPVEKGYISTHFGKHRHPVYKDIEQDSKGIEITTEAGAPVRAVFSGEVMSIQLIAGQRVVYIQHGDYLSLYMNLASINVKTGDKVSTKENIGTVAMSPATGKAVLKFFIFQNTTNLNPESWIAQ; translated from the coding sequence ATGCCTAAAAAACTTTTAACCTTCTTTTTTGTGCTCGCTACGCTTTGTGCTTGGGGGCAGGATGAGCAGCAGCGTAAACTTGAGCAGCGTAAAGCCCAGATTCAAAAAGAAATCAGGGAATTTCAAAGCCTTTTAAACCAGGAAAAAAAGAAGGAAAAGAATGTTTTAGGCGAGATATATGAGAAAAACGCTAAGATTAAACTTAGCGAAAAGCTAATAAATACCACGGCAAAGCAAACCAGGCTGCTTAGTGATGACATTTACCTGAACCAGCTGGAGATAAATAAGCTGAACCGTGAGCTTAAAATCCTGAAAGAGGATTATGCTAATATGCTTGTAAAGGCCTACAAGAACCGTAATGAGCAAAGCCGCATTATGTTTATCCTTTCCTCTGAATCATTCCTGCAGGCGTATAAGCGTACACAATATATGAAGCAGTATGCCAGTTTCCGCAAGATACAGGGTGATGAAATCCGCGCAAAGGTGAAACGCCTTGATTCTCTTGACAGGGTAATGAATGGGCAGAAAAAGGTAAAGCAGCAGCTTTTGACAGAAAGCGAGAAAGAGAAGCAGGCTCTTGAAAAGGAAAAGGAGGAGCAGGAAAAACTGGTACAACAAATACAAAAAGACAAAAAGAAGTATGCTGCCGACATCAGGAAGATGCAGCAGGAAGCAAGAGATATTGACCGTAAAATTGACAGGCTAATACGTGAGGCCATTGCAGCTGCAAATAAAAAAACCGCTGCAGCCGGTACTGCCGCTAAAAAGGAAACTGCTGAGGCAAGTACATCGGTAAATAAAATTGTACTTACCAAAGAAGGCGCCTTGGTAGCATCAAACTTTAAGGCAAATAGAGGCAGGCTGCCTTGGCCTGTAGAAAAAGGGTATATCTCAACACACTTCGGTAAACACAGGCACCCTGTTTATAAAGATATTGAACAGGACAGTAAAGGTATTGAAATCACTACCGAAGCCGGTGCGCCGGTGAGGGCCGTTTTTAGCGGTGAAGTTATGAGTATACAGCTCATTGCGGGCCAGCGTGTGGTATATATTCAGCATGGTGATTACCTTTCGCTATATATGAATCTGGCATCAATCAACGTAAAAACTGGCGATAAAGTAAGTACAAAAGAAAATATCGGTACTGTGGCCATGAGCCCTGCAACAGGAAAAGCAGTACTTAAGTTCTTCATTTTCCAGAACACAACCAATCTCAATCCTGAAAGTTGGATTGCGCAATAA
- a CDS encoding lipopolysaccharide assembly protein LapB, whose amino-acid sequence MKIQSLLYTMLLTGFLCSPALLHAQQQMEPDSLSLAKNEFEDNFYEALKQKGIENYDKAVQALQKCLGKDPNSAVVHAELGKNYLELKNYPDAERSYLKATQLEPTNRWYWAGLYDVYYDTQEFNKAIPIVQKLISWRKEIYQEDLVSLYMYTKQYDKALALINEMEQTVGMSEKREMYKLQILADSKAANPGKDALEAAIKKNPKEESNYLELIYLYSNSNQEAKAEEVAKRLEKEIPTSDWAQVSLFKFHLNNKKGDKATESMFKILGSKKIDRKIKHRVLNEYLIFTSANPQYESQLERAIGYFENDKEVNVPKEVGKFFYNKKDFTRSAKYFSKSLAAKPDDIEASELLLYSYADGGMNGPLLDKAAELIDSYPTHARLYYFAGLGANRQKQYAKAKTWLQSGVDYVVEDTELEANFYRQLGEAYGGLGDTKNRDANFAKADKLIKSKSNK is encoded by the coding sequence ATGAAGATACAGTCTCTTTTATATACAATGCTCTTAACAGGCTTTCTCTGCAGTCCGGCGCTTTTGCATGCCCAGCAGCAGATGGAGCCTGACTCCTTATCATTGGCTAAAAATGAGTTTGAGGATAATTTTTATGAAGCATTGAAACAAAAGGGAATCGAGAATTATGACAAAGCAGTGCAGGCTTTGCAGAAATGCCTAGGCAAAGACCCAAATAGCGCAGTTGTACATGCCGAGCTTGGAAAAAATTATCTGGAGCTGAAGAATTATCCGGATGCTGAGCGTTCCTATTTAAAGGCAACACAACTGGAGCCGACAAACCGATGGTATTGGGCGGGGCTGTATGATGTGTATTATGATACACAGGAATTCAATAAAGCAATACCCATTGTACAAAAGCTTATCAGCTGGCGCAAGGAAATTTACCAGGAAGACCTCGTGTCGCTGTATATGTACACTAAGCAATATGATAAGGCGCTTGCCCTTATCAATGAGATGGAGCAGACGGTAGGTATGAGCGAAAAACGTGAAATGTACAAGCTGCAGATTCTCGCTGACTCTAAAGCCGCTAACCCGGGGAAAGATGCGCTTGAGGCTGCCATAAAAAAGAATCCTAAAGAAGAGTCTAATTACCTAGAGCTGATTTACCTCTATTCCAACAGCAACCAGGAAGCAAAGGCTGAAGAAGTCGCCAAAAGGCTTGAGAAGGAAATCCCGACATCAGACTGGGCGCAGGTAAGCTTGTTTAAATTTCACCTGAATAACAAAAAAGGCGATAAAGCCACAGAATCGATGTTTAAGATTCTTGGCAGCAAAAAAATTGACCGGAAGATAAAGCACCGCGTGCTGAATGAGTACCTGATATTTACATCAGCCAACCCTCAATATGAGAGCCAGCTTGAAAGGGCAATCGGCTACTTTGAAAATGATAAAGAAGTTAATGTCCCTAAAGAAGTAGGCAAGTTTTTTTACAACAAAAAAGATTTTACCCGATCGGCCAAATATTTCAGTAAAAGCCTTGCCGCAAAACCTGATGATATTGAAGCTTCTGAACTTTTGCTTTACAGCTATGCCGATGGTGGGATGAATGGCCCTTTGCTTGATAAGGCGGCAGAACTAATTGATTCATACCCAACACATGCACGGCTCTATTATTTTGCAGGACTTGGTGCCAATAGGCAAAAGCAATATGCAAAGGCTAAAACATGGCTGCAGAGCGGAGTTGATTATGTAGTGGAAGATACAGAGCTTGAAGCTAATTTTTACCGGCAGTTAGGTGAAGCCTATGGCGGGCTGGGAGACACAAAAAACAGAGATGCAAATTTTGCAAAGGCTGACAAGCTCATAAAATCGAAAAGCAATAAATGA
- a CDS encoding SPOR domain-containing protein: protein MKLEKHISALLYRYQCVSVPGFGAFLTEIRPAHADAGTHTFYPPKKLISFNANLKNNDGLLANHIALQEKISYDQAVENISREVEEWFFTLETGKGLKLKDLGDISFNSEKNIVFIPDTPVNYLTDSFGLGMVVSPAIKREELKQVVEKLEESTPIAFTPERRKNYSYLKYAAVFVTALFAGTAGFKVYRDNQAAQQTLLVEQAVQEKVQQRIQEATFFIDNPLPAVAISVKEDAPKILPYHVVAGAFRSEANAQRAVGQLKAKGYDAKMLEKNKFGLYPVLYGSFATHSKAYKNMMEIRRTNDKEAWLLIKEL from the coding sequence ATGAAGCTTGAAAAACACATATCGGCATTACTGTATAGGTACCAATGCGTTAGCGTACCCGGCTTTGGTGCATTCTTAACAGAAATACGCCCCGCACACGCAGATGCTGGTACTCATACTTTTTATCCGCCCAAAAAGCTGATTTCATTCAACGCGAATTTAAAGAATAATGACGGGCTTTTGGCTAACCATATCGCTCTACAGGAAAAAATTTCTTATGACCAAGCGGTTGAAAACATTTCCCGTGAAGTAGAAGAATGGTTTTTTACTCTTGAAACCGGCAAAGGATTGAAATTGAAAGATCTTGGCGATATCTCTTTTAATTCAGAAAAAAATATCGTGTTCATACCTGATACACCGGTAAATTACCTTACTGACTCCTTTGGTCTTGGCATGGTTGTTTCTCCTGCCATTAAACGTGAAGAACTTAAGCAGGTTGTTGAGAAACTTGAGGAGAGTACACCAATAGCTTTCACTCCTGAAAGAAGAAAGAATTACTCTTACCTTAAATACGCGGCCGTATTTGTTACAGCGCTATTTGCCGGTACTGCCGGATTTAAAGTGTATCGTGATAATCAGGCTGCACAACAAACGTTACTGGTAGAGCAGGCTGTACAGGAAAAGGTACAGCAGCGCATACAGGAAGCTACTTTCTTTATAGATAACCCGCTCCCTGCTGTTGCCATTTCTGTAAAAGAAGATGCACCTAAGATATTGCCATACCATGTTGTGGCCGGCGCTTTCCGTAGTGAGGCAAATGCGCAACGTGCGGTTGGTCAGCTAAAGGCAAAGGGCTATGATGCTAAAATGCTTGAAAAAAATAAATTTGGGCTATATCCTGTATTGTACGGAAGTTTTGCAACACATAGTAAAGCTTATAAGAATATGATGGAGATACGCCGTACAAATGACAAAGAAGCCTGGCTGCTCATCAAAGAATTATAA
- a CDS encoding acyl-CoA thioesterase yields the protein MQAKHPSDSICIMTDLVLPGETNPLNNLFGGELLARMDRAASIAARRHSRRIVVTASVNHVAFNRAIPLGSVVTVEAKVSRTFKTSLEIFIDVWTEDRESGTRAKANEAIYTFVAVDETGRPVEVPPVEPQTELEQQRYDAALRRKQLSLVLAGKMSPDDATELKALFVQ from the coding sequence ATGCAGGCAAAACATCCATCTGACTCTATATGCATAATGACCGACCTGGTACTGCCGGGCGAAACCAATCCGCTTAATAACCTTTTTGGGGGTGAGCTTCTTGCACGTATGGACCGTGCTGCCAGCATAGCAGCCCGCCGCCACAGCCGCAGGATTGTAGTAACAGCATCTGTTAACCACGTAGCTTTCAATAGGGCAATTCCGCTCGGAAGCGTTGTTACTGTTGAAGCCAAAGTTTCGCGCACCTTTAAAACTTCTCTTGAGATATTTATTGATGTATGGACGGAAGACAGGGAATCAGGTACGCGTGCTAAAGCCAATGAAGCTATTTACACGTTTGTAGCCGTTGATGAAACCGGGCGCCCTGTAGAAGTGCCGCCTGTAGAGCCGCAAACAGAGCTGGAACAGCAACGCTATGATGCTGCCCTCCGCCGTAAACAGCTTAGCCTTGTGCTTGCCGGTAAAATGAGCCCGGATGACGCCACAGAACTAAAAGCATTATTTGTACAATAA
- a CDS encoding 1-acyl-sn-glycerol-3-phosphate acyltransferase produces the protein MKLLKIIFWVVWRIWFYILMGVPIIIMSPLLILSILSEKTYPQFFILARFWANIILFGMGFYYRIEREQEMQKGKSYMLVANHASMTDIMLMLAISKNPFVFVGKKELVKIPIFGFFYKRTCILVDRSSSKSRFEVFKRAQERLNQGLSICIFPEGGVPDDESIILDAFKDGAFRLAIEHQIEIVPMTFADNKKRFSFRFLSGSPGIMRATVHKFIPTAGLTLDDKQELRDKVRSIIYHQLLRYHKK, from the coding sequence ATGAAATTGCTTAAAATCATCTTTTGGGTAGTGTGGCGCATCTGGTTTTACATTCTTATGGGTGTACCAATCATTATTATGTCGCCGTTGCTTATCCTTTCTATCCTTTCAGAAAAAACCTATCCGCAATTTTTCATACTGGCGCGCTTTTGGGCAAATATAATCCTGTTCGGGATGGGCTTTTATTATCGTATAGAACGTGAACAAGAGATGCAAAAGGGCAAAAGCTACATGCTGGTGGCTAATCATGCCTCTATGACCGACATTATGCTGATGCTGGCTATCTCTAAAAATCCGTTTGTTTTTGTAGGGAAAAAGGAATTGGTTAAGATCCCGATATTCGGTTTTTTCTACAAGCGCACATGCATACTGGTAGACCGCAGCAGCAGCAAAAGCAGGTTCGAAGTTTTTAAGCGGGCACAGGAGCGCTTAAATCAGGGGCTAAGCATCTGCATATTTCCTGAAGGCGGAGTGCCCGATGATGAAAGCATTATTTTAGATGCTTTTAAAGACGGTGCCTTCAGGCTGGCAATAGAGCACCAGATTGAAATAGTGCCGATGACATTTGCCGATAATAAAAAACGTTTCTCTTTCAGGTTTTTGAGTGGCAGTCCCGGTATTATGAGGGCAACAGTCCATAAATTCATACCTACTGCAGGGCTTACGCTAGATGATAAGCAGGAGTTAAGGGATAAAGTTCGCAGCATTATTTATCACCAGCTTCTCAGATATCATAAAAAATAA
- a CDS encoding sigma-70 family RNA polymerase sigma factor — protein sequence MLRARSACNVLKNEIVWTNQIILNCQKSDIRAQEQLYRLLAPKLFGVCLKYSRSYEDAQDNLQDGFLLIFSKIELFQFKGSFEGWAKRVMINNVLQKYRSDTIFEIVSENTLEEAEIEIDVESVSMDFLTEAIQALPDRYRMVFNMYAVDGFSHKEISEMLNINVGTSKSNLARARMILKEKIEAQGLKLKANE from the coding sequence ATACTTAGAGCAAGAAGTGCCTGTAACGTACTGAAAAATGAAATTGTTTGGACGAATCAAATCATACTCAACTGCCAGAAAAGCGATATAAGGGCACAGGAGCAGCTTTACCGCCTACTGGCGCCTAAGCTGTTTGGTGTTTGCCTTAAGTATTCACGCAGTTATGAAGATGCACAGGACAACCTACAGGATGGTTTTTTACTGATCTTTAGCAAGATAGAGCTCTTCCAGTTTAAGGGCTCGTTTGAAGGATGGGCAAAGCGGGTAATGATCAATAATGTACTGCAGAAGTACAGGAGTGATACTATTTTTGAGATAGTTTCTGAAAATACGCTTGAAGAGGCCGAGATTGAGATTGACGTTGAATCTGTTTCGATGGATTTTCTTACTGAAGCGATACAGGCCCTGCCTGACAGGTACCGGATGGTATTTAACATGTATGCCGTTGACGGCTTTTCGCACAAGGAGATTTCTGAAATGCTGAATATAAACGTAGGGACGTCAAAATCTAACCTCGCACGTGCAAGGATGATACTGAAAGAAAAAATTGAAGCCCAGGGACTAAAACTTAAGGCTAATGAATGA
- a CDS encoding DUF6688 family protein: MQLLHNFTIQAGKLPVMAFILIIPYVAISTLVLIIFGQEPDSAIKVFTDTSLWRLSQQMHPPILNHNGHYLCTVAAKGNPKLVKPLAVGTRAGQKIIVNRQLQIANAFEELVGDISPACHKMIRKNYDRYGYNLSKKINTSIRSDITYILMKPLEWVFLITLYMFCNKPESKITKQYLK, translated from the coding sequence TTGCAGCTGCTGCATAATTTTACCATACAAGCCGGTAAGCTTCCGGTTATGGCTTTTATCCTGATAATACCTTATGTAGCGATATCTACACTGGTACTTATTATCTTTGGCCAGGAGCCCGACTCCGCTATAAAAGTTTTTACAGATACTTCGCTATGGCGTTTGTCACAGCAAATGCATCCGCCCATACTTAACCATAACGGTCATTATCTATGCACTGTAGCAGCAAAGGGAAATCCTAAACTTGTAAAACCTCTAGCTGTAGGAACACGTGCCGGGCAAAAAATTATTGTAAACCGCCAGCTCCAGATTGCCAACGCATTTGAAGAACTAGTAGGTGATATTAGCCCCGCATGTCACAAAATGATACGGAAAAACTATGACAGGTACGGATATAATTTATCGAAGAAGATAAACACCTCAATACGCTCAGATATTACCTATATTTTGATGAAACCATTAGAATGGGTATTTCTAATCACGCTCTACATGTTCTGTAACAAACCGGAAAGTAAAATCACTAAACAATATTTAAAATAA
- the trpS gene encoding tryptophan--tRNA ligase translates to MAKILTGIQSTGTPHLGNLLGAILPAIEMANKPDNTSFLFIADLHSATQIKDGKTLRENTYSVAATWLACGLDINRVIFYRQSDVPQTAELSWYLSCFFPFQRLTLAHSFKDKADRLEDVNAGLFTYPMLMAADILLYDAEFVPVGKDQLQHIEITRDVASRFNHQMGETFVLPEPITSEETKIVPGIDGEKMSKSRNNTINIFTEDKALRKQVMAIQTDSTPLEDPKNPDTDNVFAIYKLLATPEQTEQMRNNYLAGNYGYGHAKQALYELILEKFADVREKYAYYMANLNELDAALKIGAEKASEVAHGVLSRVREKLGYL, encoded by the coding sequence ATGGCAAAAATTCTTACAGGCATACAAAGCACCGGCACACCTCACTTAGGTAACCTGCTTGGGGCTATACTACCGGCCATAGAAATGGCAAATAAACCTGATAATACATCATTCTTATTTATAGCCGACCTGCATTCTGCAACGCAGATTAAAGACGGCAAAACCCTGCGTGAAAATACGTACAGCGTGGCTGCAACCTGGCTGGCCTGCGGACTCGACATTAACCGTGTTATTTTTTACCGCCAGAGCGATGTGCCGCAAACAGCTGAACTCTCTTGGTACTTGAGCTGCTTTTTTCCGTTCCAGAGATTAACGCTTGCACACTCTTTTAAAGATAAGGCCGACAGGCTTGAGGATGTGAATGCCGGATTGTTTACCTACCCGATGCTTATGGCAGCCGACATACTGCTGTATGATGCAGAGTTTGTACCTGTAGGTAAAGACCAGCTGCAGCATATAGAGATTACCCGCGATGTAGCCTCACGTTTTAATCACCAGATGGGCGAGACTTTTGTTCTACCTGAGCCGATAACCAGTGAAGAGACAAAAATTGTTCCCGGTATCGACGGGGAAAAGATGAGTAAATCTCGTAATAATACCATTAATATCTTTACAGAAGATAAAGCATTACGAAAGCAGGTGATGGCTATACAAACAGACAGTACACCGCTGGAAGACCCAAAGAATCCGGATACTGACAATGTGTTTGCGATTTATAAACTGCTTGCAACACCTGAACAAACAGAGCAAATGCGCAACAATTACCTGGCAGGCAATTATGGGTATGGCCACGCCAAGCAGGCGCTTTATGAACTGATTCTTGAGAAATTTGCCGACGTTCGTGAGAAATATGCTTATTATATGGCCAATCTGAACGAACTTGACGCTGCCCTTAAAATCGGTGCGGAAAAAGCATCTGAAGTTGCCCACGGAGTGTTGAGCAGGGTACGCGAGAAGTTGGGGTATCTTTAG
- a CDS encoding DUF6688 family protein, with protein sequence MLIFIFFIITSLPALFLYSLLRRIHKDVPKADAIIGVLYFISILVFIVGMEVHDNEFSVAIDSVDMNCYTPISFQHSLTFCYYFISFNLATAVIWVKENRLPPLTLAALLSAIIAGIIHQVALLLQITQHNRQSIQQYDNDGTVFFIWMPVIAIFIGIVILIRTLQNS encoded by the coding sequence ATGCTAATTTTCATTTTCTTTATTATCACCAGCCTCCCTGCGCTATTTCTTTATTCATTGCTAAGAAGGATTCACAAAGATGTTCCCAAAGCAGATGCAATTATAGGAGTATTGTATTTTATTTCGATCCTAGTCTTTATTGTCGGTATGGAAGTTCATGACAATGAATTTAGTGTAGCTATCGATTCCGTTGACATGAATTGTTATACTCCAATATCGTTTCAGCATAGCCTCACTTTTTGCTATTATTTTATTTCGTTCAATCTTGCAACAGCTGTAATATGGGTAAAAGAAAACCGATTGCCGCCGCTTACACTTGCAGCATTACTGTCGGCGATTATAGCAGGAATTATTCATCAAGTAGCATTACTGCTGCAAATTACTCAGCACAATCGCCAATCGATACAACAGTATGATAATGACGGCACAGTATTTTTCATATGGATGCCGGTCATTGCAATATTTATTGGTATCGTAATTCTCATACGGACCCTTCAGAATTCATAG
- a CDS encoding DUF4292 domain-containing protein: MKKIAVLALAVITLASCKTKQAVVAEQAADAKVGVSSVAMGHYANKKDFKTAYIRAGAKYKDSKQSHSMSAEIKILKDEKILISVRFLGITMAKALITPERVSYYEKINNKYFEGNYALLSQWLGTELDYTKVQNILLGVAMDDLTKDKYQESLENGLHKLVSKKGNVSKQFLFESANYLIKQQSVAQGGQQPRSLTINYPAHREWPKAKLPDEIKIEAEQKDRVNIDIDYDNITFDENLSFPYSVPEGYDQIFLD; encoded by the coding sequence ATGAAAAAGATAGCAGTTTTGGCGTTGGCCGTAATAACACTGGCTTCCTGTAAAACAAAACAGGCAGTTGTAGCTGAACAGGCTGCAGATGCCAAAGTAGGTGTAAGCAGTGTTGCTATGGGTCATTATGCCAATAAAAAAGACTTTAAAACTGCGTATATACGTGCAGGAGCCAAGTATAAAGATTCTAAGCAGTCGCACAGTATGAGCGCTGAAATAAAAATTCTTAAAGATGAGAAGATTCTTATAAGCGTACGGTTTTTGGGTATTACCATGGCAAAGGCGCTAATCACGCCCGAGCGTGTCAGCTACTATGAAAAGATCAATAATAAATATTTTGAAGGAAATTATGCCCTGCTGAGCCAGTGGCTGGGTACAGAGCTTGACTATACAAAAGTCCAGAATATCTTGCTGGGCGTTGCCATGGATGACCTTACTAAAGATAAGTATCAGGAATCACTTGAAAACGGACTCCATAAACTGGTATCAAAAAAAGGAAATGTTTCTAAACAGTTTTTGTTTGAAAGCGCGAACTATCTGATAAAACAACAGTCTGTGGCCCAAGGCGGGCAACAGCCCCGCAGCCTTACAATTAACTATCCTGCACACAGGGAATGGCCAAAAGCTAAACTTCCTGATGAGATAAAGATTGAAGCAGAACAAAAAGACAGGGTAAATATTGATATCGATTATGATAATATTACCTTTGATGAAAATCTGTCATTCCCGTACAGTGTACCTGAAGGCTATGACCAGATATTTTTAGATTAG
- a CDS encoding HD domain-containing protein — MSSQLLDNTIHFVKQQLHGAEGGHDWFHIERVYKNAVLIAEGEECNIEIVQLGALLHDVADSKFQNGDETVGPKVARDFLERQGVDEATIAHVIAIIENISFKGGNFEKKFSSIELDIVQDADRLDALGAIGIARAFNYGGFKNRALYDPAISPNLKMSKEEYKNSHSPTLNHFYEKLLLLKDRMNTKTGKKLAEGRHKYMEDFLAQFYAEWEGDR, encoded by the coding sequence ATGTCTTCTCAACTTTTAGATAACACAATCCACTTTGTAAAACAACAGCTTCACGGCGCTGAAGGCGGGCATGACTGGTTTCATATAGAGCGGGTTTACAAAAATGCTGTGCTCATTGCGGAAGGCGAAGAATGCAATATAGAAATTGTTCAGCTGGGTGCGCTGCTGCATGATGTGGCAGACAGCAAGTTCCAAAATGGCGATGAAACAGTTGGCCCGAAAGTAGCACGGGATTTTCTGGAAAGGCAGGGCGTAGATGAAGCAACAATTGCACATGTGATTGCAATTATTGAAAACATATCTTTCAAAGGCGGAAATTTCGAGAAGAAGTTCAGCTCAATCGAACTTGACATTGTTCAGGATGCTGACAGGCTCGATGCCCTTGGCGCTATTGGAATAGCCCGGGCATTCAACTATGGCGGGTTTAAGAACAGGGCGCTATATGACCCGGCTATTTCCCCAAACTTAAAAATGAGCAAGGAAGAATACAAAAACAGCCACAGCCCTACCTTAAATCATTTCTATGAAAAGCTGCTGCTGCTGAAGGACCGCATGAATACAAAAACCGGCAAAAAACTCGCAGAAGGCAGGCACAAATATATGGAAGATTTCCTTGCCCAATTTTATGCTGAGTGGGAGGGTGACAGGTAA
- a CDS encoding outer membrane beta-barrel protein, with translation MNEKKDIDRLFREKFRDFEVAPPETAWGNIEAELLKKKKKRRVIPLWYRVGGVAALLVIGLMVSLPFFSGGTDSGSSNGIVVEDADSTNPDGTNRIYPTNDPVQPNEVVADTSKAFNAANNESAVASGDFSKEDTSKDRSTATGNLQKTGDISSSGNAVASGRDGLAKERENSQRGSRIKNKSRFSNPIRAEEGVAYKSTKRNNKRNGSVKQQSLQDNGDEAVAQRQNNNRTRNANAPQFEELPGNIAITPENSNRAVAQTPQNKNSNMAITNSSSGTDNKNSSPDLKAGEAIANAPVANDSTVQPQENALEKLLKEKQLGKEKEQEKAVAENSPRWNIKPQMAPVFYNSMGNGSPIDSQLANNSKTYDNNLSYGLGVNYALNDKISIRSGINTVNLSYSTNDIQFYAALSQHTPNVAGRGRANIVVENQGATTINGFADEGIEGQRFNGSMVQQMGYIEVPLEMSYKILNKRFGIDVIGGVSTLFLNDNNVSVVSTQGLTSDMGEAQNLNNVHFSTNIGVGFRYRFWKAFEANFEPMFKYQVNTFSSDSGNFKPYFIGLYSGISFSF, from the coding sequence ATGAATGAGAAGAAAGATATAGACAGGCTTTTCCGGGAAAAGTTCAGGGATTTTGAGGTTGCACCACCGGAAACGGCATGGGGCAACATTGAAGCTGAACTGCTGAAAAAGAAAAAGAAGCGCCGGGTTATTCCGCTTTGGTACCGTGTAGGCGGTGTGGCCGCACTGCTTGTTATAGGACTGATGGTAAGCTTGCCGTTTTTTAGCGGCGGCACAGATTCTGGCAGCAGCAATGGCATTGTTGTAGAAGATGCCGACAGTACAAACCCGGATGGTACAAACAGGATATACCCAACCAATGATCCTGTACAGCCAAATGAGGTGGTTGCTGATACATCAAAAGCATTTAATGCTGCAAATAATGAATCTGCTGTAGCATCAGGAGATTTTTCAAAGGAGGATACATCTAAAGACAGAAGTACGGCTACCGGTAACCTGCAGAAAACGGGAGACATTTCATCATCTGGCAATGCTGTGGCATCCGGCCGCGATGGTCTCGCGAAAGAGAGAGAAAATTCACAGAGGGGCAGCCGTATAAAAAATAAATCACGTTTCAGTAATCCAATCCGTGCTGAAGAAGGTGTAGCTTATAAAAGCACTAAACGCAATAATAAGCGTAATGGCAGTGTAAAACAACAATCATTGCAGGATAATGGCGATGAAGCTGTGGCGCAACGCCAAAACAATAATCGTACAAGAAACGCTAATGCGCCGCAATTTGAAGAGTTACCGGGTAATATAGCTATTACACCTGAAAATAGTAACCGGGCTGTTGCACAAACACCGCAAAATAAAAACAGCAATATGGCTATAACGAATAGCTCTTCCGGCACTGATAACAAAAACAGTTCACCAGATTTAAAAGCAGGTGAAGCTATCGCCAATGCGCCCGTTGCCAATGACAGTACTGTACAGCCACAGGAAAATGCCCTTGAGAAATTGCTTAAAGAAAAACAGCTGGGCAAAGAAAAAGAACAGGAAAAAGCGGTAGCGGAAAATAGCCCACGGTGGAATATAAAGCCGCAAATGGCTCCGGTATTTTATAATTCTATGGGCAATGGCTCGCCTATAGATTCACAACTGGCCAATAACAGCAAGACCTATGATAACAATCTTAGCTACGGGCTGGGTGTTAACTATGCTCTAAATGATAAGATCTCAATCCGTTCAGGCATCAATACTGTAAACCTTAGTTACTCAACCAACGATATACAGTTTTATGCTGCACTTAGCCAGCACACCCCTAATGTAGCAGGCCGCGGCAGAGCAAACATTGTGGTTGAAAACCAAGGCGCTACTACTATTAATGGCTTTGCCGATGAAGGTATTGAAGGCCAGAGATTTAATGGTTCAATGGTTCAGCAAATGGGCTATATAGAGGTGCCTCTTGAAATGTCATATAAAATACTTAATAAGCGCTTCGGCATTGATGTCATAGGCGGCGTGAGTACACTGTTTCTTAACGATAATAACGTAAGCGTAGTTTCAACCCAGGGGCTTACATCAGATATGGGCGAAGCCCAAAATCTTAATAATGTACACTTCAGCACCAATATAGGCGTTGGTTTCCGCTACCGTTTCTGGAAAGCGTTTGAGGCCAATTTTGAGCCTATGTTCAAATATCAGGTAAACACATTCAGTAGTGATTCCGGAAACTTCAAGCCGTATTTTATCGGTTTATATTCAGGAATAAGTTTTAGTTTTTAA